One stretch of Streptomyces sp. MMBL 11-1 DNA includes these proteins:
- a CDS encoding carbohydrate ABC transporter permease, producing MTSVTAAKRSGPDGPHGGREGRGGRSGRDGRGGRGGGPGRPGPPGRPERKAFGDRAAWFLVLPALLPILILSVGPLLYGIALAFTDAQSGRTRSTQWIGALNFQDLLHDTLFWDSFRIGLLWAVGVTVPQFLLALGLALLLNQNLRMRWLARALAIIPWAMPEVVVGIMWRLVYNPDAGILNETVRDLGLGDGRDWLTGLATALPAVILVGIWAGMPQTTVALLAGLQNTPRELHEAAALDGAGAWRRFRTVTWPALKPIALAISALNLIWNFNSFALVYVLTSGGPGGRTRLPMLFAYEEAFRYGQFGYAAAMGCVMVAVISVLLALYLVGRLRGGEDR from the coding sequence GTGACATCGGTGACCGCGGCGAAGCGGTCCGGACCGGACGGCCCGCACGGCGGGCGTGAAGGACGGGGCGGGCGGAGCGGGCGGGACGGGCGAGGCGGACGCGGGGGCGGCCCCGGGCGTCCCGGGCCTCCGGGGCGTCCGGAACGCAAGGCGTTCGGGGACCGGGCCGCCTGGTTCCTGGTGCTGCCCGCGCTCCTCCCGATCCTGATCCTCAGTGTCGGGCCGCTCCTCTACGGCATCGCTCTCGCCTTCACCGACGCGCAGTCCGGCCGCACCCGCTCCACCCAGTGGATCGGCGCCCTGAACTTCCAGGACCTGCTGCACGACACCCTGTTCTGGGACTCGTTCCGGATCGGCCTGCTCTGGGCCGTGGGCGTCACCGTCCCGCAGTTCCTGCTGGCGCTCGGCCTCGCCCTGCTGCTCAACCAGAACCTGCGGATGCGCTGGCTGGCCCGGGCGCTGGCGATCATCCCCTGGGCGATGCCCGAGGTCGTCGTCGGCATCATGTGGCGGCTCGTCTACAACCCGGACGCCGGCATTCTCAACGAGACCGTCCGCGACCTCGGACTCGGCGACGGCCGGGACTGGCTGACCGGCCTCGCCACCGCACTGCCCGCCGTGATCCTCGTCGGCATCTGGGCGGGCATGCCGCAGACCACCGTCGCCCTGCTCGCCGGACTCCAGAACACCCCGCGCGAACTCCACGAGGCGGCGGCCCTGGACGGAGCGGGCGCGTGGCGCCGTTTCCGTACCGTCACCTGGCCCGCCCTGAAACCGATCGCGCTCGCGATCTCCGCGCTCAACCTGATCTGGAACTTCAACTCCTTCGCCCTGGTCTACGTCCTGACCAGCGGCGGACCCGGCGGCCGGACCCGGCTGCCGATGCTCTTCGCCTACGAGGAGGCCTTCCGCTACGGACAGTTCGGCTACGCCGCGGCGATGGGCTGCGTGATGGTCGCGGTGATCTCCGTGCTCCTCGCCCTCTACCTCGTCGGCCGGCTCAGGGGAGGCGAGGACCGATGA
- a CDS encoding CdaR family transcriptional regulator, with translation MMDGVAAQAIVGDIVDRLGVRVNVMDDHGIIIASSDRSRVGSLHEGALRVLRTGRLFAVTSEEARALTGTLAGVNLPLRLGDEIVGVVGVSGDPARVGEIARAIARMAELMFAQQAFLGEAGWRHRVRLQLIEDLRTGGLTGAGWRQRQQLAGCRVEPPYHLFLVDGVTSRPGRSPLGDPEDPAERYRRLEADEATTIIAPDTNGVLWVVAGGSAGVGLRHRISLLCRAESDIGCLDAGRADDFPTLLERAAQAGFALRRRLRGVVRLSSLELPALLARLDPGTRRGAAARIVGALPEELRHTLRVYFTHDRNVGDAATALNVHRNTLAYRLGRVEHLTGRDPRAFQDAVVLQVALHLQELSEPE, from the coding sequence ATGATGGACGGCGTCGCGGCTCAGGCCATCGTGGGCGACATCGTCGATCGGCTCGGCGTCCGGGTGAACGTCATGGACGATCACGGCATCATCATCGCCAGCAGTGACCGGTCCAGGGTGGGCAGCCTCCACGAGGGCGCGCTGCGTGTGCTGCGGACGGGGCGGCTGTTCGCCGTCACCAGCGAAGAGGCCCGCGCCCTGACGGGAACGCTCGCCGGAGTCAATCTGCCGTTGCGGCTCGGCGACGAGATCGTCGGCGTCGTCGGTGTGAGCGGCGACCCCGCGCGCGTGGGCGAGATCGCCCGGGCCATCGCGAGGATGGCCGAACTCATGTTCGCTCAACAGGCGTTCCTCGGAGAGGCCGGCTGGCGCCACCGCGTGCGGTTGCAGCTGATCGAGGACCTGCGCACCGGAGGTCTGACAGGGGCGGGCTGGCGGCAGCGGCAGCAGCTCGCGGGCTGCCGGGTGGAGCCTCCGTACCACCTTTTCCTGGTCGACGGCGTGACGTCACGGCCCGGCCGCAGCCCCCTGGGCGATCCGGAGGACCCCGCGGAGCGGTACCGCCGGCTGGAGGCGGACGAGGCCACCACCATCATCGCGCCGGACACGAACGGCGTCCTGTGGGTGGTGGCCGGCGGGTCCGCCGGAGTCGGGCTGCGGCACCGGATCTCGCTGCTGTGCCGGGCGGAGAGCGACATCGGATGCCTGGACGCGGGGCGCGCCGATGACTTCCCGACGCTCCTCGAACGGGCCGCGCAGGCCGGGTTCGCGCTGCGGCGGCGGCTGCGCGGTGTGGTGCGCCTGTCGAGTCTGGAGCTGCCGGCCCTCCTCGCCAGGCTCGACCCCGGAACCCGGCGCGGCGCGGCGGCACGCATCGTGGGGGCGCTGCCCGAGGAGCTGCGCCACACCCTGCGGGTGTACTTCACGCACGACCGGAACGTGGGCGACGCCGCGACCGCTCTGAACGTCCACCGCAACACCCTGGCCTACCGCCTCGGACGGGTGGAGCACCTCACCGGCCGCGACCCGCGCGCCTTCCAGGACGCGGTGGTCCTCCAGGTCGCGCTGCACTTGCAGGAGCTGTCCGAGCCGGAGTGA
- a CDS encoding phosphotransferase enzyme family protein yields the protein MDEMRAREVLTATGFPGAAKLLALGENAVFAAGDLVIKVGRDATGHPELRERAEREVALADWLAASGVPAVRAAERAPRVVEGHPVTLWYRLPDPVRPAEPRDLAPLLSLVHALPAPDGFTLPRRELLGGVERWLSLAGDAIDPADADYLRERRDGFAAAAASLVPHLPPGPIHGDALPRNVHVGPDGPVLVDLETFSADLREHDLVVLALSRDRYGLDPAAYDAFTSAYGWDVREWEGCAVLRGARETASCAWVSQHAPANPKALAEFRRRVASLREGDAAVRWYPF from the coding sequence ATGGACGAGATGCGAGCGCGCGAGGTGCTGACGGCCACCGGCTTCCCCGGCGCGGCAAAGCTGCTCGCGCTGGGCGAGAACGCGGTCTTCGCGGCCGGCGACCTGGTGATCAAGGTCGGCCGGGACGCCACCGGCCACCCCGAGCTGCGCGAGCGGGCGGAACGTGAGGTCGCTCTCGCCGACTGGCTCGCCGCCTCCGGTGTCCCGGCCGTCCGGGCGGCCGAACGCGCACCCCGCGTGGTCGAGGGCCACCCCGTCACGCTGTGGTACCGGCTTCCCGATCCCGTGCGCCCCGCCGAGCCGCGCGACCTCGCACCGTTGCTCTCCCTGGTGCACGCGCTGCCCGCCCCGGACGGTTTCACCCTGCCGCGACGCGAGCTGCTGGGCGGCGTGGAGCGCTGGCTGAGCCTGGCGGGGGACGCGATCGACCCGGCGGACGCCGACTACCTCCGTGAGCGCCGCGACGGCTTCGCGGCCGCGGCCGCCTCTCTCGTTCCGCATCTGCCGCCGGGACCGATCCACGGCGACGCGCTCCCGCGCAACGTCCACGTCGGGCCCGACGGTCCGGTCCTGGTCGACCTGGAGACCTTCTCCGCCGATCTGCGCGAACACGACCTGGTCGTCCTCGCCCTCTCCCGCGACCGCTACGGCCTCGACCCCGCGGCCTACGACGCCTTCACCTCCGCGTACGGCTGGGACGTCAGGGAGTGGGAGGGGTGCGCGGTGCTGCGCGGCGCCCGGGAGACGGCCAGCTGCGCCTGGGTCTCCCAGCACGCCCCGGCCAACCCGAAGGCGCTCGCCGAGTTCCGCCGCCGGGTGGCATCGCTGCGCGAGGGGGACGCGGCGGTTCGGTGGTATCCGTTCTAG
- a CDS encoding 3'-5' exonuclease, with protein MSWHRGTLVGFDLETTGTDVENDRIVTAALVRLDADGTVAEQRTWLLDPGVAIPEQASAIHGIGTDHARKHGARAAPAVEEIAHAVAEVLRSGVPLVVMNARYDLSLLDRECRRYGLLSVDERVGGAPSPVIDPLVIDKHVDKYRRGKRALQALCDHYGVTLDGAHEASADAVAAVRVVRRMGERHRPVGTLPPAELHALQIRAAAEQSASLQAYLRRSDPAAVVEASWPVIPRSR; from the coding sequence ATGAGCTGGCACCGGGGAACACTGGTCGGCTTCGACCTGGAGACGACGGGGACCGACGTCGAGAACGACCGGATCGTCACGGCCGCACTGGTCCGGCTGGACGCAGACGGGACGGTCGCCGAGCAGCGTACCTGGCTGCTCGACCCGGGGGTGGCCATACCCGAACAGGCGTCCGCGATCCACGGCATCGGCACCGACCACGCCCGCAAGCACGGGGCGCGGGCCGCCCCGGCGGTCGAGGAGATCGCCCACGCGGTCGCCGAGGTGCTGCGCTCGGGTGTCCCGCTGGTGGTGATGAACGCGCGCTACGACCTCTCGCTGCTGGACCGTGAGTGCCGCAGGTACGGGCTGCTGTCGGTCGACGAGAGGGTCGGCGGGGCGCCCTCGCCCGTCATCGACCCGCTGGTGATCGACAAGCACGTCGACAAGTACCGCAGGGGCAAGCGGGCCCTCCAAGCACTGTGCGACCACTACGGGGTCACGCTCGACGGAGCCCACGAGGCGAGCGCCGACGCGGTGGCGGCGGTGCGCGTGGTGCGCCGGATGGGGGAGCGGCACCGCCCCGTCGGCACCCTGCCCCCCGCCGAACTGCACGCCCTTCAGATCCGGGCGGCAGCCGAGCAGTCGGCCTCCCTCCAGGCCTACCTGCGCCGCTCGGACCCGGCGGCCGTGGTCGAGGCGTCCTGGCCGGTGATCCCACGCAGCCGCTGA
- a CDS encoding carbohydrate ABC transporter permease translates to MKRGPAGRGVTRRRAAERESTGLRTSGPARAAQYLALLAYLVFLAFPFVWLVSTAFKPARELGSLHPTWIPEQPTLDNFRQAFDEQPLLQAAANSLIAAVGAAVIAVVIATPMAYVMARHRGRLATAATGWVVVSQAFPFVLVIIPLFLILKNLHLINTLGGLIMVYVVWSLPFALWMLAGYVRAVPAELEEAAAVDGAGRVRTLVSVVAPLLAPGIVATALFAFITAWNEFFFALVLLKTPEKQTLPVVLTHFLGAEGVADLGPLAAAAFLATLPSLVLFALIQRRITGGMAAGAVKN, encoded by the coding sequence ATGAAGCGCGGACCGGCGGGGAGGGGAGTGACGAGGCGAAGGGCGGCGGAGCGTGAATCGACGGGGCTGCGCACCAGCGGGCCCGCGCGGGCCGCTCAGTACCTGGCTCTCCTGGCGTACCTGGTCTTCCTCGCGTTCCCGTTCGTGTGGCTGGTCTCGACCGCCTTCAAGCCCGCCCGCGAACTGGGCTCGCTGCACCCCACCTGGATCCCCGAGCAGCCCACCCTGGACAACTTCCGGCAGGCCTTCGACGAGCAGCCGCTGCTCCAGGCCGCGGCCAACTCGCTGATCGCCGCCGTCGGCGCGGCCGTGATCGCCGTCGTGATCGCCACCCCGATGGCCTATGTGATGGCCCGCCACCGGGGCCGCCTCGCCACCGCCGCGACCGGCTGGGTGGTGGTCAGCCAGGCGTTCCCGTTTGTTCTCGTGATCATCCCGCTCTTCCTCATCCTGAAGAACCTGCACCTGATCAACACCCTGGGAGGGCTGATCATGGTCTACGTCGTCTGGTCGCTGCCCTTCGCGCTGTGGATGCTCGCCGGCTACGTACGGGCCGTGCCGGCCGAGCTGGAGGAGGCCGCCGCCGTCGACGGGGCGGGCCGGGTGCGCACGCTCGTCTCGGTCGTGGCCCCGCTGCTCGCCCCCGGGATCGTCGCCACCGCGCTGTTCGCGTTCATCACCGCATGGAACGAGTTCTTCTTCGCGCTCGTCCTGCTCAAGACCCCGGAGAAGCAGACCTTGCCGGTCGTCCTCACGCACTTCCTCGGCGCGGAGGGCGTGGCCGACCTCGGCCCGCTCGCCGCCGCCGCCTTCCTCGCCACGCTCCCCTCCCTCGTCCTCTTCGCCCTCATCCAGCGGCGGATCACCGGCGGGATGGCGGCCGGGGCGGTGAAGAACTGA
- a CDS encoding ABC transporter substrate-binding protein: MRGPARRAVTVLAVLALLLTGCSGDGDGDDGRDADGTIRLRFQSLAWQKESVDANRQLVKEWNAAHPRVQVDYVQGSWDSVHDQLLTSFEGGEAPDVIHDASDDLADFAYGGYLADLRPFLPDRLKADIPEQSWRTTTFGEGVHGVPFLQEPRVLIANTKLLKASGARVPTPERPWSWEEFRRVTDRLTGKGRYGIAWPLKEPVSVTLNLGLSGGGQLFHRDDDGKAVLRFERGDGVVTGTIRDQVNTDGSAARSALGMGGSDALPGFFGGKYAMLPLGFSYRQQIIQQAPEGFDWTVLPMPAGAGGAVQGVSPQTLSVAEESPHKKEAVAFIDFLLRPVNMVRLARGDWMLPTGTEALADPSLRGSEHGWAVGTALARGLRPAPAQSVRGYPEWKDKVATPALQEYYSGAIDTGELRKRLVDDGNRVLARYQR; the protein is encoded by the coding sequence ATGCGCGGCCCGGCCCGGCGGGCGGTGACCGTCCTCGCCGTCCTGGCCCTGCTGCTCACCGGCTGCTCCGGCGACGGTGACGGCGACGACGGACGGGACGCGGACGGCACGATCCGGCTCCGGTTCCAGTCGCTGGCCTGGCAGAAGGAGTCCGTCGACGCCAACAGACAGCTGGTGAAGGAGTGGAACGCGGCCCACCCCCGGGTCCAGGTGGACTACGTCCAGGGCAGCTGGGACAGCGTCCACGACCAGCTGCTCACCTCCTTCGAGGGCGGCGAGGCCCCCGACGTCATCCACGACGCCTCCGACGACCTGGCCGACTTCGCCTACGGGGGCTACCTCGCCGACCTGCGCCCCTTCCTCCCCGACCGGCTCAAGGCCGACATCCCCGAACAGTCCTGGCGTACCACCACGTTCGGCGAGGGTGTCCACGGGGTGCCCTTCCTCCAGGAGCCCCGGGTCCTGATCGCCAACACGAAGCTGCTGAAGGCCTCGGGCGCGCGCGTCCCGACCCCGGAGCGCCCCTGGAGCTGGGAGGAGTTCCGGCGGGTCACCGACAGGCTGACGGGCAAGGGGCGGTACGGGATCGCCTGGCCGCTCAAGGAGCCGGTCTCCGTCACCCTCAACCTGGGCCTTTCCGGCGGCGGACAGCTCTTCCACCGGGACGACGACGGCAAGGCGGTCCTGCGCTTCGAGCGGGGCGACGGCGTGGTGACCGGCACCATCCGCGACCAGGTCAACACCGACGGCAGCGCGGCCCGCAGCGCGCTGGGGATGGGCGGGTCGGACGCGCTGCCCGGGTTCTTCGGCGGCAAGTACGCGATGCTCCCGCTCGGCTTCTCCTACCGTCAGCAGATCATCCAGCAGGCCCCCGAGGGGTTCGACTGGACGGTCCTGCCGATGCCCGCGGGCGCGGGAGGCGCGGTCCAGGGCGTGAGCCCGCAGACGCTGTCGGTCGCCGAGGAGAGCCCGCACAAGAAGGAGGCCGTCGCGTTCATCGACTTCCTGCTGCGCCCCGTGAACATGGTGCGCCTCGCCCGGGGCGACTGGATGCTGCCCACCGGGACGGAGGCCCTGGCCGACCCGTCGCTGCGTGGGAGCGAGCACGGCTGGGCCGTCGGCACCGCGCTCGCGCGGGGGCTGCGGCCGGCGCCCGCCCAGTCGGTGCGCGGCTACCCGGAGTGGAAGGACAAGGTGGCGACCCCCGCGCTCCAGGAGTACTACAGCGGCGCGATCGACACCGGCGAGCTGCGGAAACGGCTGGTGGACGACGGGAACCGGGTGCTGGCCCGCTACCAGCGCTGA
- a CDS encoding DUF4333 domain-containing protein yields the protein MPMTRSTAVTWSLSALAAGALLVGCSASVSVGSSESKLSKDKLSATVAKKLAETTGQPEPDVTCPEDLVGKVGTETRCTLTAGDGSTLGVTATVTSVDGDQINFDIKADDTASPAAN from the coding sequence ATGCCCATGACCCGCTCGACCGCAGTGACGTGGAGCCTCTCGGCCCTGGCCGCCGGAGCGCTGCTCGTCGGCTGCTCGGCCTCGGTGAGTGTGGGAAGTTCCGAGTCGAAGCTGTCCAAGGACAAGCTGTCCGCCACGGTCGCCAAGAAGCTCGCCGAGACGACGGGCCAGCCGGAACCGGACGTCACGTGCCCCGAGGACCTCGTCGGGAAGGTCGGCACCGAGACCCGCTGCACCCTCACGGCGGGCGACGGCAGCACCCTGGGCGTGACGGCGACCGTCACTTCGGTCGACGGCGATCAGATCAACTTCGACATCAAGGCGGACGACACGGCCTCCCCCGCCGCCAACTGA
- a CDS encoding GntP family permease, translating into MSTAGPSLLVALAISIVLIIVLCGRFRLHPFLAIVIATYGFGLAAMGIGAATGADKPFVDDLGATIAEGFGSILAGIGLVILFGTVIGKVLERTGAAVTLAEAVLKVVGKRHPALAMSVMGWVVSIPVFCDSGYVVLSPLQRSIARRTGKNPVVLGTALATGLYASHTFVPPTPGPIAAAGNVGIGSDGLVWVILFSIPVSLVAALAGLLWALRRTQDLRSSLPDVEESFEEYKEQFERLPGLGRALAPILVPIVLMATGSVAAFPSGDSTLVDGALGALLTDLGSPVNALLIGVVLALALLPPRRDAKALTTWVAEGLVDAAPILVITGAGGAFGAVIKGTPLADYIGTLIGDGSALKGVTALLVLFGIAALLKTAQGSSTAALIITSTLAHPLLPTLGLDGTLGSIPIGQVMAVLAIGAGAMVVSHVNDSYFWVVTQFSGMDVKTAYRAHTAATLVQGLSALAAVLVLGAVLL; encoded by the coding sequence ATGAGCACCGCAGGACCGTCCCTGCTCGTCGCCCTCGCGATAAGCATCGTCTTGATCATCGTTCTGTGCGGCCGGTTCCGGCTGCACCCTTTCCTGGCCATCGTCATCGCCACGTACGGCTTCGGCCTCGCGGCGATGGGCATCGGCGCGGCGACCGGGGCGGACAAACCCTTCGTCGACGACCTCGGAGCCACCATCGCCGAGGGGTTCGGCTCCATTCTGGCCGGCATCGGCCTGGTGATTCTCTTCGGGACGGTGATCGGCAAGGTCCTGGAGCGCACGGGTGCGGCGGTCACCCTCGCCGAGGCCGTGCTGAAGGTCGTGGGCAAACGGCATCCGGCGCTCGCCATGTCGGTCATGGGCTGGGTCGTCTCCATTCCCGTCTTCTGCGACTCCGGCTACGTGGTGCTGTCCCCGCTCCAGCGGTCGATCGCCCGCAGGACCGGCAAGAACCCGGTCGTCCTGGGCACGGCACTGGCCACCGGCCTGTACGCGTCGCACACCTTCGTACCTCCCACGCCGGGTCCCATCGCCGCGGCGGGGAACGTGGGCATCGGGTCGGACGGACTGGTGTGGGTCATCCTCTTCAGCATCCCGGTCTCGTTGGTCGCCGCGCTGGCCGGACTGCTCTGGGCCCTGCGTCGCACCCAGGACCTGCGGAGTTCGCTGCCCGACGTCGAGGAGTCCTTCGAGGAGTACAAGGAGCAGTTCGAGCGGCTTCCGGGGCTCGGCCGGGCGCTGGCTCCGATCCTCGTCCCGATCGTTCTGATGGCCACCGGCTCGGTCGCGGCCTTCCCCTCAGGTGACTCCACGCTCGTCGACGGCGCCCTCGGAGCTCTGCTCACGGACCTGGGCTCACCGGTGAACGCCCTGCTGATCGGTGTCGTCCTGGCACTCGCGCTGCTCCCGCCGCGGCGGGACGCCAAGGCGCTCACCACCTGGGTCGCCGAGGGCCTGGTCGACGCGGCGCCGATTCTCGTCATCACGGGGGCGGGCGGCGCGTTCGGCGCGGTGATCAAGGGCACTCCGCTGGCCGACTACATCGGCACCCTCATCGGGGACGGCTCGGCGCTGAAGGGAGTGACCGCCCTCCTGGTGCTGTTCGGGATCGCGGCGCTCCTCAAGACCGCGCAGGGCAGCAGCACCGCCGCGCTCATCATCACCTCCACCCTCGCCCACCCGCTGCTGCCCACGCTGGGCCTGGACGGAACGCTCGGCTCGATCCCCATCGGCCAGGTGATGGCGGTGCTGGCGATCGGCGCAGGCGCCATGGTGGTGAGCCATGTCAACGACTCGTACTTCTGGGTCGTCACCCAGTTCTCCGGAATGGACGTCAAGACCGCGTACCGGGCGCACACGGCGGCCACCCTGGTCCAGGGCCTCAGTGCGCTGGCCGCCGTACTCGTGCTCGGCGCCGTGCTGCTCTGA